A single region of the Rathayibacter rathayi genome encodes:
- a CDS encoding potassium channel family protein produces MVDRIRYDAPVLVIGLGRFGAATAGQLDRLDREVLAIDADAGLVQKWSERVTHAVQADARSLDALAQIGAQDFQVAVVAVGSSIEASVLITANLVDLKIPQIWAKAISRSHGKILERIGANHVIYPEAEAGERVAHLVSGRMLDFIEFDDDFVLAKMYPPKPIRGLTLTESGVRRKHRVTVVGVKSPGKPFTYATEQTVVSNHDLIVVSGTPGDIERFAALGS; encoded by the coding sequence TTGGTTGACCGCATCAGGTACGACGCCCCGGTGCTGGTGATCGGCCTCGGGCGCTTCGGAGCAGCCACGGCGGGCCAGCTCGACCGTCTCGACCGCGAGGTCCTCGCCATCGACGCCGACGCCGGGCTCGTGCAGAAGTGGTCGGAGCGGGTCACCCACGCGGTGCAGGCCGACGCACGTTCCCTCGACGCACTCGCTCAGATCGGCGCGCAGGACTTCCAGGTCGCCGTTGTCGCGGTCGGCTCCTCGATCGAGGCCTCCGTGCTGATCACCGCGAACCTCGTCGACCTCAAGATCCCGCAGATCTGGGCGAAAGCGATCTCGCGCTCGCACGGCAAAATCCTCGAGCGGATCGGCGCGAACCACGTCATCTACCCCGAGGCGGAGGCGGGCGAGCGAGTGGCGCACCTGGTCTCGGGCCGCATGCTCGACTTCATCGAGTTCGACGACGACTTCGTGCTCGCCAAGATGTACCCGCCGAAGCCGATTCGCGGCTTGACTCTCACGGAGTCGGGCGTGCGCCGCAAGCACCGCGTCACGGTCGTCGGCGTCAAGAGTCCCGGCAAGCCCTTCACCTACGCGACCGAGCAGACCGTCGTCTCGAACCACGACCTCATCGTCGTCAGCGGTACCCCCGGCGACATCGAGCGCTTCGCAGCCCTCGGCTCCTGA
- the proC gene encoding pyrroline-5-carboxylate reductase — protein MGGAILTGLLDPGVRVEGGVRVTNRDSAKAAAWDGHPVVTAFATADTAEANRRAVEGAAIVLVAVKPHLVPDLLDEIADALAPGTVVVSVAAGVTVATFEQHLPASVAVLRSMPNTPAVVGRAVTGLSAGTRSSGEDLALVRRLFETVGDVVEVPESQLDALSTISGSGPAYVFLLIEELIAAALAKGFTPEQASIMVVGTFRGAAELLVHSGEEPAELRRRVTSPKGTTERAVAVLQEADLAALFTRATDAALARARELAAPNPPAPSSPLLPRPPPRPLLRPARCHL, from the coding sequence ATGGGAGGCGCGATCCTGACGGGCCTGCTGGACCCTGGCGTGCGCGTCGAGGGGGGCGTGCGGGTGACCAATCGCGACTCCGCGAAGGCCGCCGCCTGGGACGGCCACCCCGTGGTCACCGCGTTCGCCACCGCCGACACCGCCGAGGCCAACCGGCGCGCGGTCGAGGGCGCGGCGATCGTGCTCGTGGCCGTCAAGCCGCACCTGGTGCCCGATCTGCTCGACGAGATCGCGGACGCGCTCGCTCCGGGCACCGTGGTGGTCAGCGTCGCGGCCGGAGTGACGGTGGCGACGTTCGAGCAGCACCTGCCCGCGTCGGTCGCCGTGCTGCGCTCAATGCCGAACACTCCCGCGGTCGTCGGCCGTGCCGTGACGGGCCTCAGCGCGGGCACCCGGTCGAGTGGGGAGGACCTGGCGCTCGTGCGCCGCCTGTTCGAGACGGTCGGTGACGTGGTCGAGGTGCCGGAGTCGCAGCTCGACGCACTCTCGACGATCTCGGGATCGGGACCGGCCTACGTGTTCCTGCTGATCGAGGAGCTGATCGCCGCCGCGCTCGCGAAGGGCTTCACTCCGGAGCAGGCGTCGATCATGGTGGTCGGCACTTTCCGGGGCGCCGCTGAGCTGCTCGTCCACTCCGGCGAGGAGCCCGCTGAGCTGCGCCGCCGCGTCACGAGCCCGAAGGGCACCACCGAGCGGGCCGTCGCGGTCCTGCAAGAGGCGGACCTCGCCGCACTCTTCACCCGCGCGACCGACGCCGCCCTGGCCCGCGCCCGCGAGCTCGCCGCCCCTAACCCGCCCGCCCCCTCCTCCCCCCTCCTCCCCCGCCCTCCTCCCCGCCCCCTCCTCCGCCCCGCGAGATGCCACTTATGA
- a CDS encoding cation diffusion facilitator family transporter, protein MSVSGGGTAIIAALTANLGIALTKCVAWFFSGSASMLAEGVHSLADSGNQLLLLLGGRRSRRAPDEEHPFGYGRERYVSAFVVSIILFSVGGVFSLYEGIEKIAEPHELENAWLPILVLVISICLEDVAALTGLTFALLGVGLSVITGDSVYDAIGTIMIGTLLIVVAIVLGVETKSVLVGEGATSANVASIRAALEGGHDVERVIHLRTLHLGPDEILAAAKLAFPAADTLGHVAAGIDTAEQRVREAVPTATTISLELDVDRGRAATAPSRPAVVSTATPCTAAPRAAPSAAAPTAPHESA, encoded by the coding sequence ATGAGCGTATCCGGAGGCGGCACCGCGATCATCGCGGCACTCACGGCCAACCTCGGCATCGCGCTGACGAAGTGCGTCGCCTGGTTCTTCTCCGGATCCGCCTCGATGCTGGCCGAGGGCGTGCATTCGCTCGCCGACTCCGGCAACCAGCTACTCCTGCTGCTCGGTGGCCGTCGGTCCAGGAGGGCCCCCGACGAGGAGCACCCGTTCGGCTACGGACGCGAGCGCTACGTCTCCGCCTTCGTCGTCTCGATCATTCTGTTCTCGGTCGGCGGCGTTTTCTCGCTCTACGAGGGCATCGAGAAGATCGCCGAGCCGCACGAGCTCGAGAACGCCTGGCTGCCGATCCTGGTCCTGGTGATCTCGATCTGCCTCGAGGACGTTGCCGCGCTCACCGGCCTGACGTTCGCGCTGCTCGGAGTCGGGCTGAGCGTGATCACCGGCGACTCGGTCTACGACGCGATCGGCACGATCATGATCGGCACCCTGCTGATCGTCGTGGCGATCGTCCTCGGGGTCGAGACGAAGAGCGTGCTGGTCGGCGAGGGGGCGACTTCCGCCAACGTCGCTTCGATCCGCGCCGCGCTCGAGGGCGGGCATGATGTCGAGCGCGTGATCCACCTGCGCACCCTGCACCTCGGGCCCGACGAGATCCTCGCCGCCGCGAAGCTCGCGTTCCCGGCCGCCGACACCCTCGGGCATGTCGCCGCCGGGATCGACACGGCGGAGCAGCGCGTCCGCGAGGCGGTCCCCACGGCGACCACGATCTCCCTCGAACTGGACGTCGACCGTGGGCGGGCGGCGACGGCGCCGTCTCGACCTGCCGTCGTCAGTACCGCGACTCCCTGCACCGCGGCTCCGCGCGCCGCGCCGTCAGCTGCCGCCCCGACTGCACCGCACGAGAGTGCCTGA